In Coleofasciculus sp. FACHB-T130, a single window of DNA contains:
- a CDS encoding site-specific DNA-methyltransferase, with amino-acid sequence MATGIPSKLKRNGTSRNGNGSSFRLEYEGKVTIEEILNISPAQLHCVVSVEKQPKNRLIYGENLRVIKALLDDVNIAGKIKLIYIDPPYATGAGFQSRKQNHAYHDLINGADYLEFLRQRLILLRELLANDGSIYVHLDENMAFPVKVLMDEIFGARNFRNWITRKKCNPKNYTRNQYGNISDYILFYTKSESYIWNQAFESWTDTTAKKEYQYIEEETGRRYKKVPIHAPGTRNGATGQPWRGMLPPPGKHWQYTPETLDEMDLRGEIYWSSTGNPRRKVYLDNSKGIPVQDIWLNFKDAHNQNIKITGYPTEKNSEILKRIILASSNKGDIVLDAFSGSGTTVAVAEELERQWVAIDNSLLAIETTVHRLAKGTEPMGDFVNKNGTQMKQEPLLGTSRVLRSGVDIYFEISSDIQSIPEASIQEWNSKLNFQANLW; translated from the coding sequence ATGGCAACAGGGATACCGAGCAAACTCAAACGCAATGGCACTTCCAGAAATGGTAATGGAAGTTCCTTCAGATTAGAGTATGAGGGGAAAGTGACAATTGAAGAAATTCTTAACATCTCTCCAGCACAGTTGCATTGTGTTGTCAGTGTAGAAAAACAGCCTAAGAATCGATTGATTTACGGTGAAAATTTAAGGGTTATTAAAGCTTTATTAGATGATGTTAATATTGCTGGAAAGATTAAGTTAATTTACATCGATCCGCCGTATGCTACAGGTGCTGGCTTTCAATCCAGGAAACAGAACCATGCTTATCATGATTTGATAAATGGGGCTGATTATTTAGAATTTCTGCGTCAAAGGTTAATTCTGCTTAGAGAACTACTGGCTAATGATGGCTCTATTTATGTCCATTTAGATGAGAATATGGCTTTCCCCGTCAAAGTTTTGATGGACGAAATTTTTGGAGCTAGGAATTTCCGAAATTGGATAACAAGGAAGAAATGCAATCCTAAGAACTATACGCGGAACCAGTATGGAAATATTTCAGACTACATTTTGTTCTATACAAAAAGCGAAAGCTATATATGGAATCAAGCATTTGAATCTTGGACAGACACTACAGCTAAAAAAGAATACCAGTATATAGAAGAAGAAACTGGAAGACGTTATAAAAAGGTTCCTATTCATGCTCCCGGAACAAGGAATGGTGCTACTGGTCAGCCGTGGAGAGGAATGCTTCCACCTCCTGGTAAACACTGGCAGTATACGCCTGAAACCCTAGATGAAATGGATTTGAGAGGCGAGATTTATTGGTCTTCGACAGGAAATCCTAGACGAAAAGTGTATCTTGATAATAGCAAAGGTATCCCAGTTCAGGATATTTGGCTTAATTTCAAAGATGCCCATAATCAAAACATCAAGATCACAGGCTATCCAACTGAAAAAAATTCAGAAATACTTAAACGTATTATTCTTGCCTCTTCTAATAAAGGAGATATAGTGCTAGATGCTTTTTCTGGAAGTGGTACGACAGTTGCAGTTGCAGAAGAACTAGAAAGACAATGGGTAGCTATAGATAATTCTCTGCTTGCGATAGAGACTACGGTTCATCGCTTAGCTAAAGGTACTGAACCAATGGGCGATTTTGTTAACAAAAATGGAACTCAGATGAAACAAGAACCCCTGTTAGGCACCAGTAGGGTGTTACGTAGTGGAGTTGATATATATTTTGAGATTTCGTCAGATATACAGAGTATTCCAGAAGCTTCAATCCAGGAGTGGAACAGTAAGCTCAACTTTCAAGCCAATCTTTGGTGA
- a CDS encoding helix-turn-helix domain-containing protein, translated as MRHKRQEQEKNGGDNGQFLTTNEIAEILRVHQRTVQRWISSNRLKATKVGPKILRVRKQDLDEFLESQEKDNQEQAES; from the coding sequence ATGCGACATAAGCGACAGGAGCAAGAGAAGAATGGTGGGGACAACGGACAGTTTTTAACCACTAATGAAATAGCAGAGATTCTTCGGGTGCATCAGAGAACGGTGCAGCGATGGATCTCATCTAATCGGCTTAAAGCGACAAAGGTTGGACCAAAAATTTTGAGAGTCCGTAAGCAGGATCTCGACGAATTTCTCGAAAGTCAAGAGAAAGATAACCAGGAACAAGCAGAAAGTTAG